The bacterium genome includes a window with the following:
- a CDS encoding nitroreductase family protein, which produces MEFYEVIKKRKSVRKYDTKKIPDDVLDRILEAGRIAPSAKNIQPWKFVVVRDPALKKQIAEASRGQMFIADADVIVCGCALEKIAWGRMGGYMSSFAVDLAIAMDHIILAAANEGLGTCWIGAFEEKAVKLLLGVPEDVKVVALTPLGYPAEVPKDRGRKPASEIISYDKY; this is translated from the coding sequence ATGGAATTTTACGAGGTTATCAAGAAACGCAAAAGCGTCAGAAAATATGATACGAAAAAAATACCCGATGACGTCCTTGACCGCATCCTGGAAGCGGGCCGGATCGCGCCGTCCGCCAAGAACATCCAACCGTGGAAGTTTGTCGTGGTCAGGGATCCGGCGTTAAAAAAACAGATCGCTGAAGCAAGCCGGGGGCAGATGTTCATTGCCGACGCCGACGTGATCGTTTGCGGCTGCGCGCTGGAAAAGATCGCCTGGGGCAGGATGGGCGGGTACATGAGCTCTTTCGCGGTCGATCTGGCGATCGCCATGGACCACATTATCCTGGCTGCCGCTAACGAAGGGCTGGGCACGTGCTGGATCGGAGCATTCGAAGAAAAAGCGGTAAAGCTATTGTTGGGCGTGCCCGAAGACGTGAAAGTCGTTGCCCTGACGCCGCTTGGTTACCCGGCCGAAGTTCCAAAAGACCGGGGCCGCAAACCCGCCAGTGAAATAATATCATACGATAAATACTAA
- a CDS encoding PKD domain-containing protein — protein sequence MNKVSCIIITVLLISFFTGCSKNNPPVMDGITMSPFDSIFTGGTLQLTADAVDEDNDDLTYAWSASGGSVSPMTGQTIDWTAPVDTGHYTITVKVEDSEDSARFMDTIKVYSSLLIYSGKFTTPVGIYDSVLMFIGAITIAGAGDKAITDSIELTVDVTHNNPGYLVMYLVTPDDRYCIPWDGNYAGGQQSIMISGFAIPPLPVNGDWKLYVGVYGGGGNGTVNSWSIKLFSHMYL from the coding sequence ATGAATAAAGTTTCTTGTATCATCATCACGGTTTTACTTATTTCCTTTTTCACCGGGTGTTCAAAAAACAACCCACCCGTGATGGACGGGATCACGATGTCGCCTTTCGATTCGATCTTTACCGGCGGAACACTGCAGCTCACGGCCGATGCTGTTGACGAAGACAACGATGACCTTACGTATGCCTGGAGCGCGTCGGGCGGGTCTGTTTCTCCCATGACCGGCCAGACGATAGATTGGACCGCGCCGGTGGACACCGGGCATTATACGATAACGGTTAAAGTTGAAGACAGTGAAGATTCAGCAAGGTTCATGGATACTATTAAAGTATACAGCTCTCTTCTAATCTACTCTGGAAAGTTTACCACGCCGGTCGGCATTTATGACAGTGTGCTGATGTTTATCGGCGCGATCACGATAGCTGGTGCCGGAGACAAAGCGATAACTGATTCCATTGAATTAACGGTCGATGTCACACACAACAATCCAGGTTATCTGGTGATGTATCTTGTTACCCCAGACGACCGGTATTGCATACCATGGGATGGCAATTACGCCGGAGGTCAGCAGTCCATTATGATAAGCGGTTTTGCGATCCCTCCGTTACCCGTGAACGGCGATTGGAAATTATACGTGGGCGTGTATGGCGGCGGCGGCAACGGCACCGTGAATTCCTGGTCGATAAAGCTCTTTAGCCATATGTACTTGTGA
- a CDS encoding fused MFS/spermidine synthase codes for MNRFLKLAFFLSGCAGLVYEIIWVKKLTLAFGTTTVATALVVSSYMAGLGLGSIFWGRRVDRSRQPLKLLGLLETGIGLSSLIVLFVLQHIDIIYQTIYQTIASGMVMAIVIIALLAFLIMFVPAFLMGGIFPVISKTYIVRNRDIGNGIGVLYALNTLGGVIGAGLTGFIAIRSIGLTATNICAATVNIVIGISMLILASSPSRLPVGGHIQERDAAAAKPVKQRSGRDENITGLLPVVLAVALVTGFVGLGLEILWIRCLSIFLANTTYTFTIVLIVYLSGIFVGSMLFGRFLSRAAGNLTLLVLLCTAIGFFVIITSGLMRGLPAVLFALSGIMEVPVLRVIMPGLILALILMFVPTGIMGITFPALCAVYIKNLKTIGSRLSMVYFVNAIGSIAGPLVAGLVLIPILGVVKSMITLALVILVAGIALQVTMLRSGNKPGTKWIGVQAVMVFVSVIIAAAGIKDAQILPPSLMHTRTRADRILYYKETLDGTVVASEDRYTGIRSCNVNNSAVIGTTYDAMKVVKMLGHIPCIINPRAKRALVIGFGVGITTWALSQHPLEAIDCVEICPGVRSAAKYFSAYNHNVDSDPRVRFIGGDGRNHLLVTREVYDIISCDPTHPTLGSGNLYTREYFELCRDRLSGQGVFCQYLPLHKLSPEEFKTAVMTFASVFPHSNVWIAHSHAIMVGTVNALQILFSELQSFAASGMDDIMTDPYLLAVSLVLDQDDVARLCRDKPALNTDNRPVLEYFTPTSLKKENWQLNIESLMSKRSDINSVITSITDQTALKQYLAGQIYFIQGLKFMNQSKQRQMIEEFKKAAAVNPQNEEIKKFIENSSQN; via the coding sequence GTGAATCGTTTTCTCAAACTCGCCTTTTTTCTTTCCGGATGTGCCGGTCTGGTCTATGAGATCATCTGGGTCAAAAAACTAACGCTCGCGTTCGGTACCACGACCGTCGCGACCGCGCTCGTGGTTTCCTCTTACATGGCCGGTCTGGGTCTGGGCAGTATTTTCTGGGGCCGCCGCGTCGACCGGTCACGACAGCCGTTGAAATTGCTGGGACTTTTGGAAACCGGCATCGGCCTCTCATCCCTGATCGTCCTTTTTGTCCTCCAGCACATCGATATCATTTACCAAACTATTTACCAGACCATTGCTTCCGGCATGGTCATGGCCATCGTGATCATCGCCCTGCTGGCTTTTCTGATAATGTTCGTCCCGGCATTCCTGATGGGCGGCATATTCCCCGTGATATCAAAAACATATATCGTCCGAAACCGGGATATTGGCAATGGGATCGGTGTTTTGTACGCGCTCAATACCCTGGGTGGAGTAATCGGCGCCGGTCTCACCGGGTTCATTGCCATCAGATCGATCGGCCTGACCGCTACAAATATTTGCGCGGCTACAGTCAATATCGTGATCGGAATCAGTATGCTGATACTTGCATCATCGCCGTCGCGCTTGCCTGTTGGCGGTCATATTCAAGAGCGTGACGCCGCTGCGGCTAAACCGGTAAAGCAACGATCGGGACGCGATGAAAATATAACCGGTCTCCTGCCGGTTGTGCTCGCCGTTGCGCTGGTGACGGGTTTTGTCGGGCTGGGACTGGAGATCCTGTGGATCCGTTGCCTGAGCATCTTTTTAGCCAACACGACCTACACGTTCACCATCGTGCTGATCGTGTATCTCTCCGGTATCTTTGTTGGCAGCATGTTGTTCGGCAGATTTCTATCGCGCGCCGCCGGTAACCTGACGCTGCTGGTGCTTCTCTGCACGGCCATTGGATTTTTCGTCATTATCACCTCCGGCTTAATGCGCGGGCTGCCGGCGGTTCTGTTCGCCTTAAGCGGTATCATGGAGGTCCCGGTATTGCGCGTGATCATGCCCGGTCTGATCCTGGCCTTGATCCTTATGTTCGTTCCGACCGGTATCATGGGTATCACCTTCCCTGCGCTATGCGCGGTTTACATCAAGAACCTTAAAACAATCGGTTCGCGGCTAAGCATGGTTTACTTCGTGAATGCGATCGGCAGTATTGCCGGACCCCTGGTCGCAGGTCTTGTTTTGATACCGATCCTCGGCGTGGTAAAGAGCATGATCACGCTGGCGCTGGTCATCCTGGTCGCCGGCATCGCGCTTCAGGTGACTATGCTCAGGAGCGGAAATAAACCAGGAACAAAATGGATCGGTGTCCAGGCGGTCATGGTCTTTGTGAGCGTGATCATCGCGGCCGCGGGCATAAAAGATGCGCAGATCCTGCCGCCTTCTTTAATGCACACGCGCACGCGCGCTGACCGCATACTATATTACAAAGAAACGCTTGACGGCACGGTAGTCGCCAGTGAAGACCGCTACACGGGTATCCGCTCATGCAACGTGAACAACAGCGCGGTTATCGGCACGACCTATGATGCGATGAAAGTCGTGAAAATGCTCGGCCATATCCCCTGCATTATCAACCCCCGGGCAAAACGCGCTCTGGTCATCGGCTTCGGCGTTGGCATAACGACCTGGGCATTGTCGCAGCACCCATTGGAGGCCATCGATTGCGTAGAAATATGCCCCGGTGTCAGGTCGGCCGCGAAATATTTCAGCGCTTACAACCACAACGTCGACAGCGATCCCAGGGTCCGCTTCATCGGCGGCGACGGCCGGAACCACCTGCTCGTTACCCGCGAAGTGTACGACATAATATCCTGCGACCCGACGCATCCGACCCTGGGCAGCGGCAACCTGTACACCAGGGAATATTTTGAGCTCTGCAGGGACCGCTTGAGCGGACAGGGCGTTTTTTGCCAGTACCTACCCCTGCACAAGCTTTCGCCTGAAGAATTCAAGACCGCGGTCATGACCTTCGCGTCCGTTTTTCCGCATTCGAACGTGTGGATCGCGCATTCGCACGCGATCATGGTCGGTACGGTCAATGCGCTGCAGATACTCTTCTCTGAACTGCAGTCTTTTGCCGCTTCGGGGATGGATGACATAATGACCGATCCTTACCTCCTGGCCGTGTCACTTGTCCTCGACCAGGACGACGTTGCCCGCCTTTGCCGGGATAAGCCTGCGCTCAACACGGATAACCGTCCGGTCCTTGAATACTTCACGCCGACGAGCCTTAAAAAAGAGAACTGGCAGCTAAATATCGAATCGCTCATGTCCAAACGGTCCGACATCAATTCAGTGATAACCTCGATCACTGATCAGACAGCATTGAAGCAGTACCTTGCCGGTCAAATCTATTTTATCCAGGGACTGAAGTTCATGAACCAATCCAAGCAACGGCAGATGATCGAGGAATTCAAAAAGGCGGCCGCGGTCAACCCCCAGAACGAGGAAATAAAAAAATTCATTGAAAATTCGTCCCAAAATTAA